One region of Sardina pilchardus chromosome 18, fSarPil1.1, whole genome shotgun sequence genomic DNA includes:
- the LOC134063666 gene encoding transcription elongation factor SPT4-like, whose protein sequence is MALETCPKDLRHLRACLLCSLVKTIDQFEYDGCDNCEAYLQMKGNREMVYECTSSSFDGVVSMMSPEDSWVAKWQRISNFKPGVYAVTVTGRLPPGVVRELKSRGVIYKSRDTAVKT, encoded by the exons ATGGCACTAGAGACGTGTCCTAAGGATTTACGCCATTTGCGGGCTTGCCTTTTGTGCTCCCTTGTGAAGACGATTGACCAGTTTGAGTATGACGGTTGCGACAACTGCGAGGCCTATTTACAGATGAAAGGGAATCGAGAAATGGTTTACGAGTGCACAAGTTCATCTTTTGACGGAGTCGTATCGATGATGAGCCCTGAGGACAGTTGGGTTGCCAAATGGCAGAGAATTAGCAACTTTAAACCAGGAGTCTACGCAGTTACTGTGACTGGTCGCTTACCTCCAG GTGTGGTAAGGGAGTTGAAAAGCAGAGGAGTGATCTACAAATCAAGAGACACTGCAGTGAAGACATAG
- the lhcgr gene encoding lutropin-choriogonadotropic hormone receptor translates to MWIFHLLPVLCVWLNFQSVFGTTEDTYERPYVCPPMCECFFTSITCNNRTEHAATLTQKKPDKDINLMGISLRVISSHSFDGLREVMSISITQSITLERIQPLAFNSLYNLTAITIKNTRNLVFIGQRAFNNLPKLKHLVISNTGITVFPDFSAVSSNHRFELLEMCDNLLLTSIPPNAFLGINTRTMNLYNNGFKEIRSHAFNGTKIEQLSLKHNRHLRVIPREAFRGATGPVLLDVSSSVLETLPPHGLESVEVLVAEKAFALKRLPDFDISLPSLSDARLTYPSHCCALYVWDAQRESPLIAAMSNGSISWEKALEQYPDLDPVKPPLKCTPEPDAFNPCEDLARGGFLRVAIWLINILAIIGNLTVLLVFFTSGTKLTVPRFLMCHLAFADLCIGIYLLMIAAVDLRTRGRYSEHAIEWQTGAGCNVAGFLAVFGGELSVYTLCNITLERWHTITHAMRLERRLGLSHATAIMAAGWLMCLTVALLPLVGVSSYGKVSMCLPMDIETPLAQAFVILLLLLNVAAFLVVCVSYVCIYVAVHNPEFPGRNADTKIAKRMAVLIFTDFLCMAPISFFAISAAFKVPLITVTNSKILLVLFYPINSCANPFLYAIFTKAFRKDACKLLRSMGCCKSKAGLYRMKRYCSGKILQNRSDGGHKGPGVQHGLPTVPYNTESSRI, encoded by the exons ATGTGGATATTTCACCTGCTTCCCGTGCTCTGTGTTTGGCTTAACTTTCAGAGTGTGTTTGGCACAACGGAGGACACTTATGAGCGTCCTTACGTGTGTCCTCCGATGTGTGAGTGCTTCTTCACCAGCATCACATGTAATAACAGGACAGAGCATGCCGCTACTTTGACTCAAAAGAAACCTGACAAAGATAT AAATCTTATGGGCATATCTCTGAGGGTCATCAGCAGCCACAGCTTTGATGGACTGCGAGAGGTGATGAGCAT ATCGATAACGCAGAGCATCACACTGGAAAGGATACAACCCTTAGCATTCAACAGTCTCTATAATCTCACAGCTAT CACTATCAAAAACACAAGGAACCTGGTGTTCATCGGCCAACGGGCGTTCAACAACCTCCCAAAGTTGAAACATCT agTCATTTCAAACACTGGAATTACGGTATTCCCTGATTTCAGCGCAGTCTCTTCTAATCACAGATTCGAACTCTT GGAAATGTGTGATAATCTCCTCCTGACTTCAATACCACCAAATGCGTTTCTTGGAATAAACACTAGAACCAT gAATCTCTATAACAATGGTTTCAAAGAGATTCGAAGCCATGCCTTCAATGGGACAAAGATAGAACAAct TTCCTTGAAGCACAACAGACACCTGCGTGTGATTCCCAGAGAGGCCTTTAGAGGAGCCACAGGCCCTGTCTTGCT GGATGTGTCGTCATCAGTGCTGGAGACCTTACCACCCCACGGCCTTGAGTCAGTTGAAGTGCTGGTTGCAGAGAAAGCATTTGCGTTGAAGAGACTTCCGGATTTCGACATCAGCCTCCCAAGCCTCAGCGATGCCAGGCTGACCTATCCCAGCCACTGCTGTGCTCTGTACGTCTGGGACGCTCAAAG GGAATCACCTCTAATTGCTGCAATGAGCAATGGGTCCATATCCTGGGAGAA AGCTTTAGAACAATATCCAGACCTAGACCCTGTCAAGCCTCCCCTGAAGTGCACTCCAGAGCCTGACGCATTCAACCCCTGTGAGGACCTGGCGCGTGGAGGCTTCCTGCGTGTGGCTATCTGGTTAATCAACATCCTGGCCATCATTGGCAACCTGACCGTCCTGCTGGTGTTCTTCACCAGTGGCACCAAGCTGACAGTCCCACGCTTCCTGATGTGCCACCTGGCCTTCGCCGACCTCTGTATTGGCATCTACCTGCTGATGATTGCGGCTGTGGACCTGCGGACTCGCGGGCGCTACAGCGAGCACGCCATCGAGTGGCAGACGGGCGCCGGCTGCAACGTGGCGGGATTCCTGGCCGTGTTCGGCGGCGAGCTGTCCGTCTACACGCTCTGCAACATCACCCTGGAGCGCTGGCACACCATCACCCACGCCATGCGGCTGGAGCGCCGCCTGGGGCTGTCGCACGCCACCGCCATCATGGCCGCCGGCTGGCTGATGTGCCTGACCGTGGCGCTGCTGCCCCTGGTGGGCGTCAGCAGCTACGGCAAGGTGAGCATGTGCCTGCCCATGGACATCGAGACGCCGCTGGCCCAGGCCTTCGTcatcctgctgctcctcctcaacGTGGCCGCCTTCCTGGTGGTGTGCGTGAGCTACGTGTGCATCTACGTGGCCGTGCACAACCCCGAGTTCCCGGGCCGCAACGCCGACACCAAGATCGCCAAGCGCATGGCCGTGCTCATCTTCACCGACTTCCTGTGCATGGCGCCCATCTCCTTCTTCGCCATCTCGGCCGCCTTCAAGGTGCCCCTCATCACCGTCACCAACTCCAAGATCCTGCTGGTCCTCTTCTACCCCATCAACTCGTGTGCCAACCCATTCCTGTACGCCATCTTCACCAAGGCCTTCCGAAAGGATGCCTGCAAGCTCCTGCGTTCCATGGGCTGCTGCAAGAGCAAGGCAGGCCTGTACCGCATGAAGAGGTACTGCTCTGGGAAAATACTCCAAAACCGCTCAGACGGGGGGCACAAGGGCCCAGGGGTGCAACAcgggttgccaaccgttccgtataatacggaatcgtcccgtatttga